The following proteins are co-located in the Triticum aestivum cultivar Chinese Spring chromosome 1A, IWGSC CS RefSeq v2.1, whole genome shotgun sequence genome:
- the LOC123066563 gene encoding zinc finger protein BRUTUS — MAPTPMAGDGPIAAVAPRTPPPPSASAEAAASGSGSGTAGSAAEAPVLIFVYFHKAIRAELDRLHAAAVRLATERGGDGDVAALDTRCRFLFSVYRHHCDAEDAVIFPALDIRVKNVAGTYSLEHKRENDLFAHLFSLLQLDVHNDDGVRREVASCAGAIRTFITQHMFKEEEQVFPLLITKFSYEEQADLVWQFICNIPVNMMADFLPWLSSSVSPDEHQDILNCLHKIVPQEKLLQQVVFAWIGGKAVTVAHNFDNSCSKGSYGCEDTSHQTDKKICSHENCKIGKRKYAESNHSQLVTHPIDEILYWHDAIRKELSDIAEETRRIQQSGDFSNVSAFNVRLQFIADVCIFHSIAEDQVIFPAVDGEVSFEQEHAEQEQRFNKFRCLIEEIQTAGARSTAVNFYSELCSQADQIMEEMEKHFNNEETKVLPQARINFSPEKQRELLYRSLCVMPLKLLEQVLPWFVLKLDDANGQSFLQNMFLAAPSSETALVTLLSGWACKGRLKDTSNSGKFICLPSGAQGCLLDGDELKNCQSFCPCSLASNGTFSVPLQTENGSRPVKRGKHAESITDRNHCSQTTDIEESRCSKKPCHIPGLRVESSNFGADLFTSVNSFRSLSSSYSAPSLHSSLFSWETDMTFSSPDSISRPIDAIFKFHKAIRKDLEYLDVESGNLIDGDESCLRQFVGRFRLLWGLYRAHSNAEDDIVFPALESKDALHNVSHSYTLDHKQEEELFKDISTILLELSHLRDDSAHPVDEIDEAGKGHICSYSEIDWSRKHNELLTKLQGMCKSIRFTLSNHVHREELELWPLFDKHFSVDDQDKIVGRIIGSTGAEVLQSMIPWVTSALTLDEQNKMMDTWKQATKNTMFDEWLNEWWKSSPTSSGPSNEASSLSEESQENLEQSDQMFKPGWKDIFRMNQSELEAEIRKVSQDSTLDPRRKAYLIQNLMTSRWIAAQQKSPQPRSEDHNGSTVIPGCFPSYRDPEKQILGCEHYKRNCKLVAACCNKLFTCRFCHDKVSDHTMERKATLEMMCMLCMKVQPVGPNCQSPSCNGLSMAKYYCSICKFFDDERSVYHCPFCNLCRLGEGLGTDFFHCMKCNCCLGLKLKEHKCREKMLEMNCPICCDFLFTSSAAVRGLPCGHFMHSACFQAYTCSHYTCPICSKSLGDMTVYFGMLDGLLAAEELPEEYRNRCQDILCNDCGRKGLSWFHWLYHKCGACGSYNTRVIKTEAPDCSTSN, encoded by the exons ATGGCGCCGACGCCGATGGCCGGGGACGGCCCGATCGCCGCGGTGGCCCCGCGCACCCCTCCCCCGCCGTCCGCCTCGGCCGAGGCGGcggcctccggctccggctccggcaccGCGGGGTCCGCGGCCGAGGCGCCCGTGCTGATATTCGTCTACTTCCACAAGGCGATCCGCGCGGAGCTCGACAGGCTGCACGCCGCGGCGGTGCGGCTCGCCACGGAgcgcggcggggacggcgacgtCGCGGCGCTCGACACGCGCTGCCGCTTCCTCTTCTCCGTCTACAGGCACCACTGCGACGCCGAGGACGCG GTTATCTTTCCAGCACTCGATATTCGAGTCAAGAATGTAGCAGGGACGTATTCCCTTGAGCACAAAAGGGAAAATGATCTCTTTGCCCACCTGTTCTCTCTATTACAGCTTGATGTACATAACGATGATGGTGTCCGTAGGGAGGTTGCATCCTGTGCTGGAGCAATTCGAACATTTATAACCCAACATATGTTCAAGGAAGAAGAGCAG GTCTTTCCATTGCTTATTACAAAGTTTTCATACGAAGAGCAAGCTGATTTAGTCTGGCAGTTCATATGCAACATCCCTGTAAATATGATGGCAGATTTTCTTCCATGGCTTTCATCTTCTGTTTCACCTGATGAGCACCAAGATATTCTTAACTGCTTACATAAAATAGTTCCTCAAGAGAAACTTCTCCAACAG GTTGTATTTGCATGGATAGGAGGGAAAGCAGTAACTGTGGCACACAATTTTGACAATTCTTGTTCAAAAGGCAGTTATGGGTGTGAGGATACCTCTCATCAAACAGACAAGAAAATATGCTCACACGAGAATTGTAAAATTGGAAAGAGAAAATATGCAGAATCTAATCATAGTCAGCTTGTAACACATCCTATAGATGAGATATTGTATTGGCATGATGCTATCCGAAAAGAATTGAGTGATATAGCAGAGGAAACAAGAAGGATCCAGCAGTCTGGAGACTTCTCCAATGTATCAGCCTTCAATGTGAGGCTTCAGTTCATTGCAGATGTGTGCATCTTCCACAG TATTGCCGAGGATCAAGTTATATTTCCTGCAGTTGATGGTGAAGTGTCCTTTGAGCAGGAACATGCTGAACAAGAACAGCGGTTTAACAAATTTAGATGTTTAATTGAAGAAATCCAAACAGCTGGAGCCAGATCAACTGCGGTGAATTTTTACTCTGAGTTATGTTCACAGGCTGATCAGATAATGGAGGAAATGGAGAAGCACTTCAACAATGAGGAAACAAAG GTACTTCCTCAAGCTAGGATAAATTTCTCACCAGAGAAACAAAGAGAACTTCTATATAGGAGTCTTTGTGTCATGCCGCTGAAGTTATTGGAGCAGGTTTTACCATGGTTTGTATTAAAGCTGGATGATGCAAATGGACAGTCTTTTCTTCAGAATATGTTCCTGGCAG CACCTTCCTCTGAAACTGCACTGGTTACTCTTCTCTCCGGCTGGGCATGCAAAGGTCGTTTGAAGGATACATCCAACTCGGGAAAATTCATATGCTTGCCATCAGGAGCACAGGGCTGCCTGTTGGATGGAGATGAGTTAAAAAATTGTCAGTCATTCTGCCCATGTTCATTGGCCAGCAACGGAACTTTTTCAGTACCTTTGCAGACAGAAAACGGTTCAAGGCCAGTCAAGCGAGGGAAACATGCAGAATCTATTACCGACAGAAATCACTGCTCACAAACTACTGACATTGAAGAGTCTCGATGTAGCAAGAAACCTTGCCACATTCCTGGGTTAAGAGTGGAAAGTAGCAACTTTGGTGCTGATTTATTTACTTCTGTAAACTCTTTTCGCTCACTGTCTTCCAGTTATTCTGCACCTTCTTTACACTCAAGTCTTTTTTCATGGGAGACAGACATGACATTTTCCAGCCCAGATAGCATCTCTAGGCCAATTGATGCAATATTCAAATTTCATAAGGCAATTCGCAAAGATTTAGAGTACTTAGATGTTGAATCTGGAAATCTCATTGATGGAGATGAATCTTGCCTTCGCCAGTTCGTCGGAAGATTTCGCTTACTGTGGGGTCTTTACAGAGCACATAGCAATGCTGAAGATGACATTGTCTTCCCTGCTCTTGAATCGAAAGATGCACTACATAATGTCAGTCACTCATACACCCTTGATCACAAACAGGAAGAAGAATTATTTAAAGATATATCCaccatattgcttgagctttcacATTTACGTGATGATTCAGCTCACCCCGTTGATGAAATTGATGAAGCTGGAAAAGGCCATATTTGTTCATACAGTGAGATTGATTGGTCCAGAAAGCATAATGAACTTTTGACAAAGCTTCAAGGAATGTGCAAGTCTATCCGGTTTACCCTGTCTAATCACGTGCATAGAGAAGAACTTGAGTTGTGGCCACTGTTTGATAAACATTTCTCTGTGGATGACCAAGATAAGATTGTAGGTCGTATAATTGGATCTACAGGAGCTGAGGTTCTGCAGTCAATGATACCTTGGGTTACATCAGCACTTACTCTAGATGAACAGAACAAGATGATGGATACATGGAAGCAGGCAACGAAGAATACAATGTTTGATGAATGGCTAAACGAATGGTGGAAGAGTTCACCAACTTCATCTGGCCCCTCAAATGAGGCCTCCTCCCTTTCAGAAG AAAGCCAAGAAAACCTTGAGCAGAGTGATCAGATGTTTAAGCCTGGTTGGAAGGACATTTTCCGAATGAATCAAAGTGAGCTCGAGGCTGAGATACGAAAGGTTTCTCAAGATTCTACTCTTGATCCAAGGAGGAAAGCATATCTAATCCAAAATCTCATGACGAG CCGCTGGATAGCTGCTCAGCAGAAATCACCACAACCAAGATCAGAAGATCACAATGGATCTACTGTAATACCTGGATGTTTTCCTTCTTATCGAGATCCAGAGAAACAAATATTGGGTTGTGAGCATTACAAAAGAAACTGCAAGCTTGTTGCTGCCTGCTGCAATAAGCTGTTCACATGCAGGTTCTGTCATGATAAAGTTAGTGATCATACAATGGAGAG GAAAGCAACTTTGGAGATGATGTGCATGTTATGTATGAAAGTTCAGCCAGTTGGTCCAAATTGCCAAAGTCCTTCTTGCAATGGGCTATCAATGGCAAAATATTATTGCAGTATATGCAAGTTTTTTGATGATGAAAG GAGTGTGTATCATTGCCCTTTTTGCAATTTGTGTCGTCTTGGGGAAGGATTGGGCACTGACTTCTTCCACTGCATGAAATGCAACTGTTGCCTCGGCTTGAAACTGAAAGAACACAAATGTCGGGAAAAGATGCTTGAGATGAATTGTCCAATCTGTTGCGACTTCCTATTCACGTCGAGTGCAGCAGTTAGAGGTCTTCCATGTGGGCATTTCATGCATTCAGCATGCTTTCAG GCATATACTTGCAGTCACTATACCTGTCCAATCTGCAGTAAATCCTTGGGAGATATGACG GTGTACTTTGGAATGCTCGACGGCTTGCTGGCTGCAGAAGAGCTTCCTGAGGAATACCGGAACCGGTGCCAG GATATACTCTGTAACGACTGCGGAAGAAAAGGGCTTTCTTGGTTCCACTGGCTGTATCACAAATGTGGCGCCTGCGGCTCGTACAACACCAGAGTTATCAAGACGGAGGCACCAGACTGTTCCACGTCGAATTAA
- the LOC123066571 gene encoding uncharacterized protein isoform X2, with product MRRGGSSSSAAANGGGGGGGLAITERQKPAPSRVAALFQMLAKRKLFSSSSSKKTKLLAPVREQRFLSPGRPPAAAGRAGEKTPVAKKRPLLLDSADYARSKSESHGTSRLPPPTQDSNSSEMRTPGVVARLMGLSSMPAISHERSARATDSSESEVAGHRNDRSQGLPGSSGSMATSHQKPGQVMDGWNDNAGKFNADSQALWSGRHHNHKVASPLKSPRSISSRNKARLIEAAVRVLEPGLQSRNRHRQRHARLEYPCNGDGVATTSAPAAAIHNSPDQFSREMGNVGASMSGAGNVGAASLHNPAPRQWSEENCKKVAADRKPNQHVPWQGQPGGNIKALPVSNSSEKARFKESDAMILNAAADTYQDVRKVQPRSASRGNVASGPLKQNNLKQNALPTASRTEDPHHMIQRQKHRNGEQYVASTGKDFVSLNKSVNSSTSLRSKGKVMDEIRLPRSNAQNKNLSTKGHRTGGLRSDSSNKPKPRTASPKTMEKDMIIAKGAGLVSEKPKTASPNYVRNDLLRPVEPRNASRCNDSDIVSFTFSSPMKATPASMLGKNTSAVLGSANGPKRNSHRDCQNISSERELVFREKLRGTSSMDDAESVWFNRDELKNRDIPGSRVRVTSSWSEEASDVPVLRRSSSEELLRELDSLMHVFGELPNSVELCETHKKLEANGKANDTSRSVPGGNRQGGRLRPTYADENCTSGNSNYTKEAQLEDRRLSETCAPPSSARDAATERNARRAEPNSGQHGACRLAPAVQGSKSARVGHAEVTSTVDLLLANVCSSGLHHSKGTFLLRTSESVLATLTPRGSTTTNSRPKASGASPLRSLASDLVTECLDSMCAELCDSGYTPFARLAAMVRSEQRLAAEVRKEAARHGDMAGQDLGDLAAGDVERAVAAGVAREAFRIGALIERDLVQELAHELGLDMLRAAAVNL from the exons ATGAGGAggggcgggtcctcctcctccgctgcggcgaacggcggcggcggcggcggcggcctggcgatCACCGAGCGGCAGAAGCCGGCGCCGTCGCGCGTGGCGGCGCTGTTCCAGATGCTCGCCAAGCGGaagctcttctcctcctcctcctccaagaagaCCAAGCTGCTCGCCCCAG TGCGCGAGCAGAGATTCTTATCGCCTGGGaggccacccgccgccgccggccgcgccgGCGAGAAGACGCCGGTGGCCAAGAAGAGGCCTCTCCTG CTTGATTCGGCAGACTATGCAAGGAGTAAAAGCGAAAGCCATGGCACCAGCCGCTTGCCACCGCCAACCCAAGACAGCAATTCCAGTGAAATGCGCACCCCGGGTGTCGTTGCACGGCTAATGGGCCTCAGCTCAATGCCGGCTATCAGCCATGAAAGGTCAGCCAGAGCCACCGACTCCTCCGAATCCGAGGTCGCCGGTCACCGGAATGACCGTTCTCAAGGTTTGCCTGGTAGCTCAGGGAGCATGGCCACCTCGCATCAGAAGCCAGGGCAGGTCATGGATGGATGGAATGACAATGCCGGCAAGTTCAATGCAGATTCACAGGCATTGTGGTCAGGAAGGCACCACAATCACAAGGTTGCTTCACCTCTGAAGAGCCCAAGGTCAATTTCAAGCAGGAACAAGGCCCGGTTGATCGAAGCAGCAGTCAGGGTTCTCGAACCCGGTCTGCAGTCCAGAAATCGCCACCGACAGCGACATGCACGCTTGGAGTATCCATGTAACGGCGATGGTGTGGCGACtacttctgctcctgctgctgccatACATAATTCGCCGGATCAATTCTCAAGGGAAATGGGGAATGTTGGTGCATCAATGTCTGGTGCTGGCAACGTAGGAGCTGCCTCTCTGCACAATCCTGCTCCCAGACAGTGGTCTGAAGAGAACTGCAAGAAGGTTGCTGCTGATAGGAAGCCAAACCAGCATGTACCATGGCAAGGGCAACCTGGAGGAAACATTAAGGCTTTGCCTGTAAGCAACTCGAGTGAGAAGGCTAGGTTTAAGGAAAGTGATGCGATGATCCTCAATGCTGCCGCTGATACATATCAAGATGTCCGAAAAGTTCAGCCGAGGAGCGCATCCCGTGGGAATGTTGCTTCTGGCCCTCTCAAGCAGAACAACCTGAAGCAGAACGCATTGCCTACAGCTTCTAGAACAGAAGATCCACATCATATGATTCAGAGGCAGAAGCATAGAAATGGGGAGCAATATGTGGCGAGCACAGGGAAGGATTTTGTTTCTTTGAACAAAAGTGTGAACAGCAGTACATCTTTGAGGTCCAAAGGAAAAGTAATGGATGAAATTCGCCTGCCACGTAGCAATGCGCAGAACAAGAACCTGAGCACAAAAGGCCATCGAACCGGTGGCCTAAGGAGCGATAGCTCTAACAAACCGAAGCCAAGGACTGCATCACCAAAAACTATGGAGAAAGATATGATAATTGCAAAAGGCGCAGGGTTGGTTAGCGAGAAGCCGAAGACTGCCAGCCCAAACTATGTTAGGAATGACTTGCTGAGACCGGTAGAGCCGCGGAATGCTTCCAGGTGTAACGACTCGGACATTGTTTCTTTCACTTTCAGCTCACCGATGAAGGCTACCCCTGCTTCTATGCTCGGCAAAAACACTAGTGCTGTTCTGGGATCTGCAAATGGTCCTAAAAGAAACTCTCATAGGGACTGTCAAAATATTTCTTCAGAAAGGGAATTGGTTTTCAGGGAAAAATTACGAGGCACATCAAGCATGGACGATGCAGAATCAGTCTGGTTTAATCGAGATGAGTTGAAGAACAGAGATATTCCTGGAAGCAGAGTAAGAGTAACCTCTTCATGGTCTGAGGAGGCTAGTGATGTGCCCGTCCTACGAAGATCGTCAAGCGAGGAACTTCTGCGGGAGCTAGACAGTCTGATGCATGTCTTCGGGGAGCTTCCTAATTCCGTCGAGTTGTGTGAAACTCATAAAAAGCTTGAG GCCAACGGGAAAGCTAATGATACATCTCGATCTGTGCCTGGAGGCAACCGACAAGGAGGAAGACTCCGGCCTACATATGCAGATGAGAACTGCACTTCTGGGAACTCAAACTACACTAAAG AGGCTCAACTCGAAGACAGACGCCTGTCAGAGACTTGTGCGCCGCCATCTAGCGCGCGAGACGCGGCCACCGAGAGAAACGCCAGGCGAGCCGAGCCTAACTCTGGCCAGCATGGCGCGTGCCGTCTTGCGCCGGCGGTGCAGGGCAGCAAGTCGGCGCGCGTTGGGCATGCCGAGGTCACATCGACCGTCGATCTGCTGCTAGCAAACGTCTGCTCCTCCGGCCTACACCATTCCAAGGGGACCTTCCTCCTGAGAACATCCGAGTCTGTGCTCGCCACCCTGACCCCGAGAGGCTCCACCACCACCAACAGCAGACCCAAGGCCTCGGGAGCGAGCCCGCTGCGGAGCCTCGCGTCCGACCTGGTCACGGAGTGCCTGGACTCGATGTGCGCCGAGCTCTGCGACTCTGGCTACACGCCGTTCGCGAGGCTCGCCGCGATGGTCCGCTCAGAGCAGCGGCTGGCCGCAGAGGTGCGGAAGGAGGCGGCTAGGCACGGTGACATGGCGGGGCAGGACCTGggcgacctcgccgccggcgacgtgGAGCGCGCGGTAGCGGCCGGCGTGGCGCGCGAGGCGTTCCGGATCGGCGCGCTGATCGAGCGGGACCTGGTGCAGGAGCTGGCGCACGAGCTCGGGCTCGACATGCTCAGAGCGGCGGCCGTAAACTTGTAA
- the LOC123066571 gene encoding uncharacterized protein isoform X1, with translation MRRGGSSSSAAANGGGGGGGLAITERQKPAPSRVAALFQMLAKRKLFSSSSSKKTKLLAPVREQRFLSPGRPPAAAGRAGEKTPVAKKRPLLLDSADYARSKSESHGTSRLPPPTQDSNSSEMRTPGVVARLMGLSSMPAISHERSARATDSSESEVAGHRNDRSQGLPGSSGSMATSHQKPGQVMDGWNDNAGKFNADSQALWSGRHHNHKVASPLKSPRSISSRNKARLIEAAVRVLEPGLQSRNRHRQRHARLEYPCNGDGVATTSAPAAAIHNSPDQFSREMGNVGASMSGAGNVGAASLHNPAPRQWSEENCKKVAADRKPNQHVPWQGQPGGNIKALPVSNSSEKARFKESDAMILNAAADTYQDVRKVQPRSASRGNVASGPLKQNNLKQNALPTASRTEDPHHMIQRQKHRNGEQYVASTGKDFVSLNKSVNSSTSLRSKGKVMDEIRLPRSNAQNKNLSTKGHRTGGLRSDSSNKPKPRTASPKTMEKDMIIAKGAGLVSEKPKTASPNYVRNDLLRPVEPRNASRCNDSDIVSFTFSSPMKATPASMLGKNTSAVLGSANGPKRNSHRDCQNISSERELVFREKLRGTSSMDDAESVWFNRDELKNRDIPGSRVRVTSSWSEEASDVPVLRRSSSEELLRELDSLMHVFGELPNSVELCETHKKLELLGRCHLQANGKANDTSRSVPGGNRQGGRLRPTYADENCTSGNSNYTKEAQLEDRRLSETCAPPSSARDAATERNARRAEPNSGQHGACRLAPAVQGSKSARVGHAEVTSTVDLLLANVCSSGLHHSKGTFLLRTSESVLATLTPRGSTTTNSRPKASGASPLRSLASDLVTECLDSMCAELCDSGYTPFARLAAMVRSEQRLAAEVRKEAARHGDMAGQDLGDLAAGDVERAVAAGVAREAFRIGALIERDLVQELAHELGLDMLRAAAVNL, from the exons ATGAGGAggggcgggtcctcctcctccgctgcggcgaacggcggcggcggcggcggcggcctggcgatCACCGAGCGGCAGAAGCCGGCGCCGTCGCGCGTGGCGGCGCTGTTCCAGATGCTCGCCAAGCGGaagctcttctcctcctcctcctccaagaagaCCAAGCTGCTCGCCCCAG TGCGCGAGCAGAGATTCTTATCGCCTGGGaggccacccgccgccgccggccgcgccgGCGAGAAGACGCCGGTGGCCAAGAAGAGGCCTCTCCTG CTTGATTCGGCAGACTATGCAAGGAGTAAAAGCGAAAGCCATGGCACCAGCCGCTTGCCACCGCCAACCCAAGACAGCAATTCCAGTGAAATGCGCACCCCGGGTGTCGTTGCACGGCTAATGGGCCTCAGCTCAATGCCGGCTATCAGCCATGAAAGGTCAGCCAGAGCCACCGACTCCTCCGAATCCGAGGTCGCCGGTCACCGGAATGACCGTTCTCAAGGTTTGCCTGGTAGCTCAGGGAGCATGGCCACCTCGCATCAGAAGCCAGGGCAGGTCATGGATGGATGGAATGACAATGCCGGCAAGTTCAATGCAGATTCACAGGCATTGTGGTCAGGAAGGCACCACAATCACAAGGTTGCTTCACCTCTGAAGAGCCCAAGGTCAATTTCAAGCAGGAACAAGGCCCGGTTGATCGAAGCAGCAGTCAGGGTTCTCGAACCCGGTCTGCAGTCCAGAAATCGCCACCGACAGCGACATGCACGCTTGGAGTATCCATGTAACGGCGATGGTGTGGCGACtacttctgctcctgctgctgccatACATAATTCGCCGGATCAATTCTCAAGGGAAATGGGGAATGTTGGTGCATCAATGTCTGGTGCTGGCAACGTAGGAGCTGCCTCTCTGCACAATCCTGCTCCCAGACAGTGGTCTGAAGAGAACTGCAAGAAGGTTGCTGCTGATAGGAAGCCAAACCAGCATGTACCATGGCAAGGGCAACCTGGAGGAAACATTAAGGCTTTGCCTGTAAGCAACTCGAGTGAGAAGGCTAGGTTTAAGGAAAGTGATGCGATGATCCTCAATGCTGCCGCTGATACATATCAAGATGTCCGAAAAGTTCAGCCGAGGAGCGCATCCCGTGGGAATGTTGCTTCTGGCCCTCTCAAGCAGAACAACCTGAAGCAGAACGCATTGCCTACAGCTTCTAGAACAGAAGATCCACATCATATGATTCAGAGGCAGAAGCATAGAAATGGGGAGCAATATGTGGCGAGCACAGGGAAGGATTTTGTTTCTTTGAACAAAAGTGTGAACAGCAGTACATCTTTGAGGTCCAAAGGAAAAGTAATGGATGAAATTCGCCTGCCACGTAGCAATGCGCAGAACAAGAACCTGAGCACAAAAGGCCATCGAACCGGTGGCCTAAGGAGCGATAGCTCTAACAAACCGAAGCCAAGGACTGCATCACCAAAAACTATGGAGAAAGATATGATAATTGCAAAAGGCGCAGGGTTGGTTAGCGAGAAGCCGAAGACTGCCAGCCCAAACTATGTTAGGAATGACTTGCTGAGACCGGTAGAGCCGCGGAATGCTTCCAGGTGTAACGACTCGGACATTGTTTCTTTCACTTTCAGCTCACCGATGAAGGCTACCCCTGCTTCTATGCTCGGCAAAAACACTAGTGCTGTTCTGGGATCTGCAAATGGTCCTAAAAGAAACTCTCATAGGGACTGTCAAAATATTTCTTCAGAAAGGGAATTGGTTTTCAGGGAAAAATTACGAGGCACATCAAGCATGGACGATGCAGAATCAGTCTGGTTTAATCGAGATGAGTTGAAGAACAGAGATATTCCTGGAAGCAGAGTAAGAGTAACCTCTTCATGGTCTGAGGAGGCTAGTGATGTGCCCGTCCTACGAAGATCGTCAAGCGAGGAACTTCTGCGGGAGCTAGACAGTCTGATGCATGTCTTCGGGGAGCTTCCTAATTCCGTCGAGTTGTGTGAAACTCATAAAAAGCTTGAG CTCCTTGGCCGCTGCCATCTGCAGGCCAACGGGAAAGCTAATGATACATCTCGATCTGTGCCTGGAGGCAACCGACAAGGAGGAAGACTCCGGCCTACATATGCAGATGAGAACTGCACTTCTGGGAACTCAAACTACACTAAAG AGGCTCAACTCGAAGACAGACGCCTGTCAGAGACTTGTGCGCCGCCATCTAGCGCGCGAGACGCGGCCACCGAGAGAAACGCCAGGCGAGCCGAGCCTAACTCTGGCCAGCATGGCGCGTGCCGTCTTGCGCCGGCGGTGCAGGGCAGCAAGTCGGCGCGCGTTGGGCATGCCGAGGTCACATCGACCGTCGATCTGCTGCTAGCAAACGTCTGCTCCTCCGGCCTACACCATTCCAAGGGGACCTTCCTCCTGAGAACATCCGAGTCTGTGCTCGCCACCCTGACCCCGAGAGGCTCCACCACCACCAACAGCAGACCCAAGGCCTCGGGAGCGAGCCCGCTGCGGAGCCTCGCGTCCGACCTGGTCACGGAGTGCCTGGACTCGATGTGCGCCGAGCTCTGCGACTCTGGCTACACGCCGTTCGCGAGGCTCGCCGCGATGGTCCGCTCAGAGCAGCGGCTGGCCGCAGAGGTGCGGAAGGAGGCGGCTAGGCACGGTGACATGGCGGGGCAGGACCTGggcgacctcgccgccggcgacgtgGAGCGCGCGGTAGCGGCCGGCGTGGCGCGCGAGGCGTTCCGGATCGGCGCGCTGATCGAGCGGGACCTGGTGCAGGAGCTGGCGCACGAGCTCGGGCTCGACATGCTCAGAGCGGCGGCCGTAAACTTGTAA